In a single window of the Flavobacterium sp. W4I14 genome:
- a CDS encoding SAM-dependent methyltransferase (product_source=COG0500; cath_funfam=3.40.50.150; cog=COG0500; pfam=PF08241; superfamily=53335), with protein MGLSTIRFSVKENPFDVKAYSCYFSILPELRNAPQETNNDTMEEQEDLNTLTQDQKTDVLPPKNTLIFKLLQDLPLKTDEKVLEISPADTEHLSYLFQKAKNISYSSTYLTESATKEVFFTYKADGNAVEFIKTTDNKLDFQDNFFDYCFTVNTIYFWPDPLKYLAESYRVLKPGGKMNLAFVEKNFGGDLPWTQLDFTFYEIDEVKSFFKQSGFSNIQVKKMTETVMDQNGKEISKPFIIVSGQK; from the coding sequence ATGGGGTTATCCACAATTCGGTTTTCTGTAAAAGAAAATCCTTTTGATGTAAAAGCGTATAGCTGCTATTTTTCAATTTTGCCCGAATTGCGAAATGCACCGCAAGAGACTAATAACGATACCATGGAGGAGCAAGAAGACCTGAATACATTAACGCAAGATCAAAAAACAGACGTTCTCCCACCCAAAAACACCCTAATTTTTAAACTCTTACAAGATTTACCGCTAAAAACGGATGAAAAAGTATTAGAAATCAGCCCTGCCGACACCGAACACCTCTCTTATTTGTTTCAAAAGGCAAAGAATATCAGTTATTCAAGCACTTACCTTACTGAATCTGCAACAAAAGAGGTCTTTTTTACTTACAAGGCTGATGGTAATGCTGTAGAGTTCATTAAAACAACGGATAATAAACTCGATTTTCAGGATAATTTCTTCGATTATTGTTTTACGGTTAATACCATTTATTTCTGGCCGGATCCGCTAAAATACTTAGCTGAAAGCTATCGTGTTTTAAAACCAGGGGGAAAAATGAACCTGGCCTTTGTTGAAAAAAACTTTGGTGGCGACCTGCCCTGGACACAGCTCGATTTTACATTTTATGAGATTGATGAAGTAAAATCATTTTTCAAACAATCGGGATTTTCGAATATTCAAGTAAAGAAAATGACGGAAACGGTAATGGATCAAAACGGAAAGGAAATCAGCAAACCGTTTATCATAGTGTCTGGCCAGAAATAA